The Acinetobacter sp. GSS19 genome includes a region encoding these proteins:
- a CDS encoding ELM1/GtrOC1 family putative glycosyltransferase codes for MKPYIVALTEGKGGHETQTKGMITLLNAKGQYEVKWLTIKKVSKLHKWLLKTFFPVLSPQWALGLYLENGAEWQKLSCAYIVSAGGETLLPNALLKKYFHQQGQAVKNVIATSLRGMSASYFDAVFTIDEKYENQKPFIYYPIAPNKQLTFQLEHRVQQAKENLNLIGQKVLSILIGADTKTSKIGTSSEWSDWIQQLLQSYPDWKILLSTSRRTEKAFEQDLQNTLAGNPQLTLTLVNHGQQCDITDYIYAADLLICSPESTSMISEALVSEKKVLIPLFTSSALDAELQAYLKHFEQRQWLKRIEVSETPGQIDAEAEKICSQPHIKALEQLFKMV; via the coding sequence ATGAAACCTTATATTGTGGCTTTAACTGAAGGCAAAGGCGGTCATGAAACTCAGACCAAAGGCATGATCACGTTGTTAAATGCCAAAGGCCAGTATGAGGTGAAATGGTTAACAATCAAAAAAGTCAGCAAATTGCATAAATGGCTGTTAAAGACATTCTTTCCTGTTCTCAGTCCGCAGTGGGCCTTGGGACTGTATTTGGAAAATGGTGCGGAATGGCAAAAATTATCATGTGCTTATATCGTTTCTGCTGGCGGTGAAACGCTTTTGCCCAATGCACTGCTCAAGAAATATTTTCATCAGCAAGGGCAGGCGGTAAAAAATGTCATCGCGACGTCATTAAGGGGGATGTCTGCTTCCTATTTCGATGCGGTATTTACCATTGATGAAAAATATGAAAATCAAAAGCCCTTTATATATTATCCGATTGCACCGAATAAACAGCTGACTTTTCAATTGGAACATAGAGTCCAGCAAGCAAAAGAAAACCTGAATTTGATAGGACAGAAAGTTCTTAGCATTTTAATTGGTGCGGATACCAAAACCTCAAAAATTGGTACTTCTTCGGAATGGAGTGACTGGATTCAGCAGCTTCTTCAGTCTTATCCAGACTGGAAAATCCTGTTAAGTACCTCTAGACGTACTGAAAAAGCATTTGAACAGGATCTGCAAAATACCCTGGCAGGAAATCCGCAACTGACTTTAACCTTGGTCAACCATGGTCAGCAGTGTGATATTACTGATTATATTTATGCAGCGGATTTGCTGATTTGTTCACCTGAATCAACTTCGATGATCAGTGAAGCGTTGGTGAGTGAAAAAAAAGTGTTGATTCCTTTGTTTACTTCTAGCGCCCTAGATGCCGAACTTCAGGCTTATTTAAAGCATTTTGAACAGCGGCAATGGTTGAAACGAATTGAGGTTTCTGAGACTCCAGGGCAGATAGATGCAGAGGCCGAAAAAATTTGTTCGCAGCCACATATTAAAGCGTTAGAGCAGCTATTTAAGATGGTTTAA
- a CDS encoding glycosyltransferase family 4 protein, translating to MACLPWSDYLCSPFVEEKVMTNKLKIVNTVYGDASGGRWQAMLNTHDALASHGHEMWIVAGDENKHLNVGERQFFSLNSSGFYDLVAAFKLNRWLRQVRPDVIIAHSGRAVYLFKNAMLFGGIKAPVLAMNHSHNVKRTVRADGFIHITPHVKSLVEQAAKKKGIHIEDKPQAIISNLVYLPEQEPEFKPLGSLVTLGMMTRLVDYKGTHILIDAVALLKVKGYQMRLLVAGDGEEKDNLIAQIQHLKLENEVQFLGWIKGEQKTQFYHDVDIIVVPTMNDTQPLAILDAFAWGKPVVASDHISVQQIIRHGENGLMARQNDAENLAEKIIYLIDHPEKLKSIAVTGYQDALQKYQFKKIEENLNKFVSEVY from the coding sequence ATGGCTTGTCTGCCGTGGTCAGATTATTTGTGCTCCCCATTTGTTGAAGAAAAAGTGATGACGAACAAACTCAAAATTGTAAACACTGTGTATGGTGATGCTTCAGGTGGACGCTGGCAGGCGATGCTGAATACACATGATGCTTTGGCAAGCCACGGACATGAGATGTGGATTGTGGCAGGGGATGAAAATAAGCACCTTAATGTGGGAGAGCGTCAGTTTTTTTCTTTAAATAGTTCCGGATTTTATGACCTTGTGGCAGCGTTTAAACTAAATCGTTGGCTGCGCCAAGTGCGACCTGATGTCATTATTGCCCATAGTGGTAGAGCGGTTTATCTATTTAAAAATGCGATGCTATTTGGGGGAATAAAAGCGCCTGTCTTGGCAATGAACCACAGCCATAACGTCAAAAGAACGGTTCGTGCGGACGGATTTATTCATATCACTCCCCATGTTAAATCCCTGGTTGAGCAGGCAGCTAAAAAGAAAGGCATACATATTGAGGATAAACCGCAAGCAATCATCTCTAATTTGGTTTATTTGCCTGAGCAAGAACCAGAATTTAAACCATTGGGTTCATTGGTGACTTTGGGCATGATGACCCGTTTAGTGGATTATAAAGGTACACATATCTTGATTGATGCCGTGGCTTTGTTAAAAGTAAAGGGTTATCAAATGAGGTTATTGGTTGCTGGTGATGGTGAGGAAAAAGACAACCTGATTGCCCAGATTCAACACTTAAAGCTTGAAAACGAAGTCCAGTTTTTAGGCTGGATTAAGGGTGAGCAAAAAACTCAGTTTTATCATGATGTAGATATTATCGTGGTTCCGACAATGAATGATACGCAGCCACTGGCTATTCTAGATGCCTTTGCATGGGGTAAACCGGTTGTGGCGAGTGACCATATTAGTGTGCAGCAAATTATTCGCCATGGTGAGAATGGGTTAATGGCACGACAAAATGATGCTGAAAATCTGGCTGAAAAAATAATTTATTTGATAGATCATCCAGAAAAGTTAAAATCAATTGCTGTAACTGGTTATCAAGATGCTCTCCAAAAATATCAATTTAAAAAAATCGAAGAAAATTTAAATAAATTTGTAAGTGAAGTATATTAA
- a CDS encoding glycosyltransferase family A protein, producing the protein MDQKNSTRIGIITPTFNRPELLKRTIDSVLAQNYYNWVMVIINDCSTVDYRSITDSLKDERIHYFVNEKNSGVNFSRNRALTKIEDFDCDYLTFLDDDDFLAHPQILEDIASDSKRLLEKDWLIYDVMKINQVVSNTDSKEKVIDYINDYLYGNQLRGDKHHLIRASVAKGKRFTECIRNGYEWTYFIQLANVKTVHISRVVKIVEYQEEGLTQKGQSKKVKNILLQTALPTMVWLNRPLNFKALRRMVALSLKLPFRLLISFLS; encoded by the coding sequence ATGGATCAAAAAAATTCTACCCGCATTGGAATTATTACGCCAACATTTAATCGTCCTGAACTACTGAAACGCACAATTGATTCTGTACTCGCTCAGAATTATTATAATTGGGTCATGGTCATCATTAATGACTGTTCAACAGTTGATTATCGAAGTATTACAGATAGTTTAAAGGATGAGCGGATTCATTATTTTGTTAATGAAAAAAATTCGGGTGTAAATTTTTCAAGAAATAGAGCATTAACTAAAATTGAAGATTTTGATTGTGATTACTTAACATTTTTAGATGATGATGATTTTTTGGCACACCCACAAATTCTAGAAGATATAGCTAGTGATTCAAAAAGATTACTAGAAAAAGACTGGTTAATTTATGATGTCATGAAAATCAATCAAGTTGTAAGTAATACTGATTCGAAGGAGAAAGTTATTGATTATATTAATGATTATTTATATGGAAACCAGTTGCGTGGCGATAAGCACCATTTAATTCGTGCATCTGTTGCTAAGGGGAAACGTTTTACTGAATGTATTCGTAATGGATATGAATGGACTTATTTTATACAACTTGCCAATGTGAAAACAGTACATATATCTAGAGTTGTTAAAATTGTTGAATACCAAGAAGAAGGCTTAACCCAAAAAGGGCAATCTAAAAAAGTTAAAAATATTTTATTGCAAACAGCACTGCCAACAATGGTTTGGTTGAATAGACCTTTAAACTTTAAAGCCTTGCGTAGAATGGTTGCTTTAAGTTTAAAACTTCCATTTCGATTATTAATTTCTTTTCTTAGCTAA
- a CDS encoding glycosyltransferase gives MLKILFIIDHLGCGGAERITLQLAEYLAKNKNHIIHLAVLNGKANYHFPSTNITYTDLDLSESFAFGKMWKDKKLNASEIIRLNQLLLNNFDLIVTGYNNGHWLGPYLKGNVWHWIHGDLLEIRPQNNLFKKMKEQIRFAKNKRKFKKLFSNRNIITVNRDLENKTRLYANIQECQTIANGVEIPTDLLNKYIYSQKKWDTIFVGRLAPIKQVDHAIQAFAQSGLKGKMAIIGDGSERKNLEKLTKELNITDHIEFLGWVNNPLDYINNSRSLILTSHYESYGLVLAEAISLNTPVIAYNTSSGINDIFCCNTMHEFLIESNNIDLLALKLKKLVDHPYKISHEIIKNINIKKTAENFINLAKKRN, from the coding sequence GTGCTTAAAATACTTTTTATAATTGATCACTTAGGCTGTGGTGGTGCAGAACGTATTACGCTACAACTTGCAGAGTATTTAGCAAAAAATAAAAACCATATTATCCACTTAGCTGTACTCAATGGCAAAGCTAATTATCATTTTCCTTCTACCAATATTACTTATACAGACCTAGATCTTTCAGAAAGTTTTGCATTTGGAAAAATGTGGAAAGATAAAAAACTTAATGCATCTGAAATTATAAGGTTAAATCAATTATTATTGAATAACTTTGACTTAATTGTGACCGGTTATAATAATGGTCACTGGCTGGGCCCATATTTAAAAGGCAATGTATGGCATTGGATCCATGGTGATTTATTAGAAATTCGTCCTCAAAACAACCTCTTTAAAAAGATGAAAGAGCAGATCCGTTTTGCAAAAAATAAAAGGAAATTTAAAAAACTTTTCTCTAACCGAAATATTATAACGGTCAATCGAGATTTAGAGAATAAAACAAGACTATATGCTAATATTCAAGAATGTCAAACTATTGCTAATGGCGTTGAAATACCCACAGATTTACTAAACAAATATATATATAGCCAAAAAAAATGGGACACAATTTTTGTTGGTCGATTAGCACCGATCAAACAAGTCGACCATGCTATTCAAGCATTTGCTCAAAGTGGACTAAAAGGAAAAATGGCAATTATTGGAGATGGCTCAGAACGAAAAAATCTTGAAAAACTAACTAAAGAATTAAATATTACTGATCATATTGAGTTCCTAGGGTGGGTCAACAACCCTCTTGATTATATAAACAACTCACGTAGTTTAATCCTTACCTCTCATTATGAGTCTTATGGTTTGGTATTAGCAGAAGCTATTAGTCTCAATACCCCTGTGATTGCTTATAATACGTCATCAGGAATTAATGACATATTCTGTTGTAATACAATGCATGAATTTCTTATTGAAAGTAACAATATAGATCTTCTAGCATTAAAATTAAAGAAATTAGTGGATCATCCATATAAAATTTCTCATGAAATAATTAAAAATATTAATATCAAAAAAACAGCTGAAAATTTTATAAATTTAGCTAAGAAAAGAAATTAA
- a CDS encoding IS3 family transposase (programmed frameshift) translates to MSGQRYTPEFKDEAVKLITERGYSVTDVAERLGVSQHSIYKWLKAVQPLRNNPDEHELLEAKKEILRLKSQLKQTEEERDILKKAAKVLCKPARVKYQFILEYSHQFKIKTMCRVLKIARAGYYAWLHEPESGRTIEDKRLLQLIRSSYDASYGIYGYRRITLDLKELGESCGPNRVLKIMKNNGIAAVRGYKKHKSYGCGRPPIVPPNHLNREFAVSTPDTSWVTDITYIRTWQGWLYLAVVLDLYSRKVIGWSMKPTLAKDIVLDALLMAVWRRRPNEPVIIHSDQGSQYSSGDWQKFCQKHNLVPSMSRRGNCWDNAVAESFFSSLKKERIKKRIYKTREMARADVFDYIEMFYNRIRRHSHLDGMSPEAFETASK, encoded by the exons ATGAGTGGACAACGATACACCCCAGAATTTAAAGATGAAGCTGTTAAATTGATTACCGAACGTGGATATTCTGTCACTGATGTGGCTGAACGTTTAGGTGTATCACAGCACAGCATTTATAAATGGCTAAAGGCCGTACAGCCTTTACGCAACAACCCTGATGAACATGAACTACTCGAAGCAAAGAAAGAGATCCTTCGTCTTAAAAGTCAGCTTAAGCAAACTGAAGAAGAGCGAGATATCTTAAAAAAGGCCGCAA AGGTACTTTGCAAGCCTGCCCGAGTAAAGTATCAGTTTATCCTTGAGTACAGCCATCAATTTAAGATTAAAACGATGTGTCGGGTTCTTAAGATTGCTCGTGCTGGCTATTACGCCTGGCTACATGAACCCGAATCAGGCAGAACAATTGAAGACAAACGGTTATTACAACTGATCCGCTCTTCTTATGATGCCAGTTATGGCATCTATGGTTATCGTCGCATCACGCTGGATCTTAAAGAGCTAGGTGAAAGCTGTGGCCCCAATCGTGTGCTGAAGATCATGAAGAACAATGGCATTGCCGCTGTTCGAGGATATAAAAAGCATAAAAGTTATGGTTGTGGCCGTCCTCCGATTGTGCCACCAAATCACTTAAATCGAGAGTTCGCTGTGAGCACCCCTGATACTTCCTGGGTGACTGATATTACCTACATCCGTACTTGGCAAGGCTGGTTATATCTGGCTGTGGTTCTCGATTTATATTCAAGGAAAGTCATCGGTTGGTCAATGAAACCTACGCTTGCCAAGGATATCGTTTTGGATGCACTTTTAATGGCGGTATGGCGACGCAGACCCAATGAACCTGTGATCATACACTCAGACCAAGGCTCACAATACAGTAGCGGAGACTGGCAGAAATTCTGTCAAAAGCATAATTTAGTTCCGAGTATGAGTCGTCGTGGAAACTGTTGGGACAATGCTGTTGCTGAATCCTTTTTTAGTAGTTTAAAGAAGGAAAGAATTAAAAAGAGGATCTATAAAACACGAGAAATGGCCCGTGCGGATGTGTTTGATTATATCGAGATGTTTTACAATCGAATCAGGCGTCATTCGCATCTCGATGGGATGAGCCCAGAAGCATTTGAGACAGCTTCAAAATGA
- a CDS encoding O-antigen ligase family protein — translation MDTFFQICLLAIIISLAFNTYWNIFLDFERGRLAEKFNAIILYDYATICLSILTLIYGIQKKERISYIFITLSIVNIATLSLHGSRGTWIGIPVILIIIFIIYYKTHLNRLIAILFFSTLLTLISLIIPNSPILKRLNQFNQDTTNIQQNNFNTSTGQRLALWSFSIDEFKKSPITGVGMVQFQEDACELKDRKILPLCSHAHNIFLQELGTHGVLGITSLFLIFMTSILFFLKKQNFNKDSQLISTCGISLIVYSIFCGFTDYFFLSGPSTLFFFLTLISLMSFKITQNTKSN, via the coding sequence ATGGATACTTTTTTTCAAATCTGCTTATTAGCTATCATAATCTCTCTTGCATTCAACACATATTGGAATATCTTTCTAGATTTCGAGAGAGGTAGATTAGCTGAAAAATTCAATGCTATTATTTTATATGATTATGCAACAATCTGTTTATCAATTTTAACACTCATTTATGGAATTCAGAAAAAAGAAAGAATATCATATATATTTATTACATTAAGTATAGTAAATATTGCAACTCTGAGCCTACATGGTAGTAGAGGAACCTGGATTGGTATACCTGTTATCCTAATAATAATATTTATCATTTATTACAAAACCCACCTAAATAGGTTAATTGCTATTTTATTTTTTTCAACTTTATTAACATTAATTTCACTTATAATTCCGAATTCCCCGATCCTTAAACGCTTAAATCAATTCAACCAAGATACTACTAATATACAACAAAATAACTTTAACACAAGTACTGGTCAAAGGTTAGCTTTATGGAGCTTTTCAATAGACGAATTTAAAAAATCTCCTATAACAGGAGTTGGAATGGTTCAGTTTCAAGAAGATGCATGTGAACTAAAAGACAGAAAAATTTTACCTTTATGCTCGCACGCACACAATATTTTTCTTCAAGAACTAGGAACTCATGGAGTTTTAGGAATAACATCCTTATTTTTAATATTTATGACATCAATTTTATTTTTTCTAAAAAAACAAAATTTTAATAAAGACAGTCAACTTATATCAACATGTGGCATTTCACTAATAGTTTATTCAATTTTTTGTGGATTTACTGATTATTTCTTTCTCAGTGGCCCTTCTACTTTATTTTTCTTTCTAACTCTTATAAGCTTAATGAGTTTTAAAATTACTCAGAATACAAAATCTAATTAA
- the aspS gene encoding aspartate--tRNA ligase produces MMRTHYCGSLTEAQIDQTVTLCGWVHRRRDHGGVIFLDMRDRDGLVQVVIDPDTPEAFATADKARSEYVLKITGRVRRRYAGTENANMVSGQIEVLGKEIEVLAASETPPFPLNDENVNISEEHRLKYRFLDIRRPEMLDRLRFRSKVTNLIRNYLDDNGFLDVETPILTRATPEGARDYLVPSRVSNGSFYALPQSPQLFKQLLMVGGIDRYYQIAKCFRDEDLRADRQPEFTQIDVETSFMNDNDIMDLMEGMTIKLFDELLGVKFDKFRRMPYSEAMRDYASDKPDLRIPLKLVDVADLMQEVEFKVFAGPAKDPKGRIAALRVPGASALTRSQIDEYTKFVGIYGAKGLAYIKVNEIEKGVEGLQSPIVKFIEPIVMQLLERVGAENGDIVFFGADKAKVVNDAMGALRVKIGHDMNLATCEWAPLWVVDFPMFEETDDGKWTSVHHPFTLPKSSVEEVKSNPGEALSVAYDMVLNGTEIGGGSLRIYTLEMQQAIFEALGIDAEEAEEKFSFLLNALRYGAPPHGGLAFGLDRLVMLMTGASSIRDVIAFPKTKTAECPLTQAPAPVEANQLRDLGIRLREKPKAESKEA; encoded by the coding sequence ATGATGCGAACTCACTACTGTGGCTCTTTAACTGAAGCCCAAATTGACCAAACAGTAACATTATGCGGTTGGGTACACCGTCGCCGCGATCATGGCGGTGTGATCTTCCTTGATATGCGTGACCGTGATGGTTTAGTGCAAGTGGTGATCGATCCTGATACGCCGGAAGCCTTTGCAACTGCAGATAAAGCACGTTCTGAATATGTATTAAAAATTACTGGCCGTGTGCGTCGTCGTTACGCCGGTACAGAAAATGCCAACATGGTGAGCGGTCAAATTGAAGTTTTAGGCAAAGAGATCGAAGTTCTTGCGGCTTCTGAAACTCCACCGTTTCCATTGAACGATGAAAACGTCAATATTTCTGAAGAGCATCGCTTAAAGTACCGTTTCCTGGATATCCGTCGTCCGGAAATGCTGGATCGTTTGCGTTTCCGTTCTAAAGTGACCAACCTGATCCGTAATTACCTAGATGACAATGGCTTCCTGGATGTTGAAACTCCAATCTTGACTCGTGCAACCCCAGAAGGTGCACGTGACTATTTGGTCCCAAGTCGTGTATCGAATGGTAGCTTCTATGCATTACCACAATCACCACAATTGTTTAAACAATTATTGATGGTAGGTGGTATTGACCGTTATTACCAGATCGCGAAATGTTTCCGTGATGAAGACTTACGTGCGGATCGTCAGCCTGAATTTACCCAGATCGACGTTGAAACATCGTTCATGAATGACAATGACATCATGGATCTGATGGAAGGTATGACCATCAAACTGTTTGATGAATTGCTCGGTGTGAAATTTGATAAATTCCGCCGTATGCCATATTCCGAAGCAATGCGCGACTATGCATCGGACAAGCCTGACTTGCGTATCCCATTGAAACTGGTTGACGTTGCAGACTTGATGCAGGAAGTTGAATTCAAAGTCTTTGCTGGCCCTGCTAAAGATCCGAAAGGCCGTATCGCAGCGCTTCGCGTGCCCGGTGCAAGTGCATTGACCCGTAGCCAGATCGATGAATACACCAAGTTCGTCGGTATTTATGGTGCGAAAGGTTTGGCTTACATCAAGGTCAATGAAATTGAAAAAGGCGTTGAAGGTCTTCAGTCTCCGATCGTGAAGTTCATCGAACCAATCGTGATGCAGTTGCTTGAGCGTGTCGGTGCAGAAAATGGCGATATCGTGTTCTTCGGTGCAGACAAAGCCAAAGTGGTCAATGATGCGATGGGTGCACTTCGTGTCAAAATCGGTCATGACATGAATCTTGCAACCTGTGAATGGGCACCGCTTTGGGTCGTTGACTTCCCAATGTTTGAAGAAACTGATGATGGTAAATGGACTTCTGTTCACCATCCGTTCACGCTACCAAAATCAAGCGTAGAAGAAGTGAAGAGTAACCCAGGTGAAGCACTTTCTGTTGCCTATGACATGGTGTTGAACGGTACAGAAATTGGTGGTGGTTCACTGCGTATCTATACACTAGAAATGCAACAAGCCATTTTTGAAGCTTTGGGTATTGATGCAGAAGAAGCAGAAGAAAAATTCAGCTTCCTGTTGAATGCACTTCGCTATGGTGCACCTCCGCACGGTGGTTTAGCCTTTGGTCTGGATCGTTTAGTGATGCTCATGACTGGTGCGTCTTCTATTCGTGACGTGATTGCATTCCCGAAAACCAAGACTGCTGAATGTCCATTGACACAAGCACCAGCTCCGGTTGAAGCCAACCAGTTGCGTGATTTGGGGATTCGTTTACGTGAAAAACCAAAAGCTGAAAGTAAAGAAGCTTAA
- a CDS encoding DUF4184 family protein has product MPFTISHTVLAPVLSRITGRHLPIAALAIGCMVPDLFRLFTAANDHSTHLWSGMLHPNLWIGLGFSALWYLIYRPVLYQVFSLSDPLRIHNFKNFLRFVFSISVAILLGNITHLLWDSVTHVDYRTWAFRDLLSHHIQIFHQTYPLHYLLQIGSSVLALPILIWMVGHYYQQHHNPTATARWIRAYFALLVVMSLIYAACSCWHYIQLISTTLWQQHAYYFLGRSINIFMQGWLIVMTMGCLLLLFLEGKSSPDQQVRNKTP; this is encoded by the coding sequence ATGCCTTTTACAATTTCTCATACAGTTCTTGCACCGGTCTTGTCACGCATCACTGGCCGTCATTTGCCTATTGCAGCACTGGCAATCGGCTGTATGGTTCCGGATCTATTCCGCCTGTTTACCGCAGCAAATGATCATAGCACTCATTTATGGTCAGGCATGCTCCATCCCAATTTATGGATCGGTCTCGGATTTTCAGCACTCTGGTATTTGATTTATCGTCCAGTGCTTTATCAGGTATTTAGCTTGTCTGATCCTTTAAGAATTCACAATTTTAAAAACTTTCTGCGGTTTGTATTTAGCATCAGTGTGGCGATTTTACTCGGTAACATCACCCATCTGCTGTGGGATAGTGTCACGCACGTCGATTATCGTACTTGGGCATTTCGCGATCTGTTAAGCCATCATATTCAAATTTTCCATCAGACTTATCCACTACACTACCTGCTACAAATTGGCAGTTCAGTTCTCGCCCTTCCCATCTTGATCTGGATGGTTGGGCATTATTATCAACAGCATCACAATCCTACAGCGACGGCTAGATGGATACGTGCCTATTTTGCCTTACTGGTTGTTATGAGCCTTATTTATGCAGCATGTTCATGTTGGCACTACATACAGCTGATTTCTACAACGCTATGGCAACAGCATGCCTATTATTTTTTAGGCCGATCCATCAATATTTTTATGCAGGGCTGGCTCATTGTGATGACGATGGGATGCCTGTTATTGCTATTTTTAGAAGGAAAATCTTCCCCAGATCAGCAAGTACGAAACAAAACCCCATAA
- the znuD gene encoding zinc piracy TonB-dependent receptor ZnuD has protein sequence MLFPKSMLTLSILAAASQWVWAEDAPETTQQLETIQLTAHPLVQTAADFAVADHVVEQKTLAERAATIGDALSDELGVYSNQYGSGSSRPVIRGQDGARVKVLQHASETIDVSTLSPDHAVMVDPLLAKQVEIIRGPSTLLYAAGTVGGLVNVTDNKIPTQMPEKGYEGTVNLRYNSGSDEKLASLGTTVALGDQVALRVEGLKRKANDYIAPDYYHEHDGELEKERRVGNTFAEGESVNLGLSWIHDRGFTGVSYSKRQDQYGLPGHSHGYHDCYPDTNMQLQCPTPTGEEDDHAGGPWIDLDSERYDFRTELNQPFAGFDKLRAHASYTDYAHDEKEGQTVSSRFESRGYDGRLELVHVPVMGWEGVIGAQYGQQKIDLSAPDEHEADPILDAGHEEHNHNVLMANSKTQKYSLFGLEHKQLGDVHVELGARLDHQKVNIDSEQQDYSGTGFSYSAAGNWAFAPNYKLSLVASHQERLPLAQELYADGLHFATNTYELGNENLDKETSNNLELGLHYEQDKLDYHVHVYHNWFDDYIYAQTLDKKDNLRLVQYTQDQARFYGAEAQLGYQLTSDYKFSVFGDYVRGKIDNDNAPRVPAGRLGAKVDADFADGWSGMMEYYHVFNQDKTASYRTPLGEKVSYEDETQGYNMLNMGISYAGQYAANNSYRVFLNANNLLDDQVYQHASFLSNIPQVGRNFTVGLEFAF, from the coding sequence ATGTTATTTCCAAAAAGTATGCTGACCCTGTCAATTTTGGCGGCAGCCTCTCAATGGGTATGGGCAGAAGATGCACCCGAAACAACACAACAACTAGAAACGATCCAGCTGACCGCGCATCCTTTGGTACAGACAGCAGCAGATTTTGCGGTGGCAGATCATGTCGTTGAACAGAAGACTCTAGCCGAGCGTGCGGCGACCATCGGTGATGCGCTGAGCGATGAACTTGGGGTCTATAGCAATCAGTATGGTTCGGGTTCTAGTCGTCCGGTCATTCGTGGTCAGGACGGCGCACGAGTGAAAGTGTTACAACACGCTTCTGAAACCATTGATGTTTCTACATTGTCACCCGACCATGCGGTGATGGTGGATCCTTTATTGGCGAAACAAGTTGAGATCATTCGTGGGCCATCGACCTTACTCTATGCTGCAGGGACTGTGGGTGGTCTCGTCAATGTTACAGACAATAAAATCCCGACCCAAATGCCTGAAAAAGGTTATGAAGGGACAGTCAACCTACGTTATAACTCTGGTAGTGATGAGAAATTGGCGAGCTTGGGCACGACGGTTGCGCTGGGAGATCAGGTTGCCTTACGCGTTGAAGGGCTCAAACGTAAAGCCAACGACTATATTGCACCGGATTACTATCATGAACATGACGGTGAATTAGAAAAAGAACGTCGGGTGGGCAATACCTTTGCAGAAGGTGAAAGTGTCAATCTGGGTCTTTCTTGGATTCATGATCGTGGTTTTACCGGAGTTTCTTATAGCAAGCGTCAAGACCAATATGGCTTGCCAGGACATAGTCATGGCTATCATGATTGTTATCCAGATACGAATATGCAGTTGCAATGCCCAACTCCAACCGGTGAAGAAGATGATCATGCGGGAGGTCCATGGATTGATCTGGATTCGGAACGTTATGATTTTCGTACGGAATTGAATCAACCATTTGCCGGTTTTGACAAACTGCGTGCACATGCCAGCTATACCGATTATGCGCATGACGAAAAAGAAGGGCAGACGGTCTCGAGCCGTTTTGAAAGTCGTGGTTATGATGGCCGTTTAGAATTGGTGCATGTGCCCGTTATGGGATGGGAGGGGGTGATTGGTGCCCAGTATGGTCAACAAAAAATTGATCTCAGTGCACCCGATGAACATGAAGCAGATCCAATACTGGATGCAGGCCATGAAGAGCATAATCACAATGTACTGATGGCAAATAGCAAAACCCAAAAATACAGTCTATTTGGTCTGGAACATAAACAGCTCGGTGATGTCCATGTGGAATTGGGAGCACGTTTAGACCATCAGAAAGTCAATATCGATTCAGAACAGCAAGATTATAGCGGTACGGGTTTCTCGTATTCGGCTGCCGGTAACTGGGCTTTTGCACCAAACTATAAACTGTCATTGGTTGCCTCACATCAGGAGCGTTTACCTCTTGCGCAAGAGCTATATGCTGACGGTTTGCATTTTGCGACAAATACCTATGAATTGGGCAATGAAAACCTGGATAAAGAGACATCGAATAATCTTGAGCTAGGTCTGCATTATGAGCAAGATAAGCTTGATTATCATGTACATGTCTATCACAACTGGTTTGATGACTATATTTATGCCCAGACACTCGACAAGAAAGATAATTTACGTTTAGTACAATATACTCAGGATCAGGCACGTTTTTATGGTGCAGAAGCACAACTAGGCTATCAGTTGACTTCGGACTATAAATTCAGTGTCTTTGGTGACTATGTGCGCGGTAAAATTGATAATGATAATGCACCACGTGTACCGGCAGGCCGTCTAGGAGCCAAAGTCGATGCAGATTTTGCTGATGGCTGGTCGGGGATGATGGAGTATTATCATGTGTTTAATCAAGATAAAACTGCTAGCTATCGCACACCTCTCGGTGAGAAAGTCAGTTATGAAGATGAAACACAAGGTTATAACATGCTGAATATGGGCATTTCTTATGCGGGACAGTATGCCGCGAACAACAGCTATCGTGTTTTCCTCAATGCAAACAATTTGCTGGATGACCAGGTGTATCAACATGCATCATTCTTGTCGAATATCCCACAAGTAGGGCGGAATTTTACCGTTGGTTTGGAATTCGCGTTTTAA